A genomic region of Nanoarchaeota archaeon contains the following coding sequences:
- a CDS encoding threonylcarbamoyl-AMP synthase — protein sequence MLRATQKMVWMKNFADIKAIKTKVIIYPTDTVYGIGCNAENFMLIERVFAAKGRDMKKPLSVIAPDKDWILAHCVVSREIVDKYLPGKYTILLKKKDSKFLALATSGSDTIGVRIPAHRISKLVERARIPFITTSANRSGEKAPKTLSEIPKDLKDAVDLIIDGGEILGIPSTLVDCRSGKDILIERGN from the coding sequence ATGTTACGAGCCACGCAAAAGATGGTGTGGATGAAAAATTTTGCGGATATCAAAGCCATCAAAACAAAAGTGATAATTTATCCGACAGACACAGTTTATGGAATCGGCTGCAACGCGGAAAATTTTATGCTTATCGAGCGTGTTTTTGCCGCAAAAGGCCGCGACATGAAAAAGCCGCTGTCAGTCATTGCTCCGGATAAAGACTGGATACTTGCGCATTGCGTTGTATCCCGCGAGATTGTTGATAAATACCTGCCAGGAAAGTACACGATTTTGTTGAAAAAGAAAGATTCTAAATTTCTTGCTCTTGCGACATCCGGCTCTGACACAATTGGTGTTCGCATCCCAGCGCATCGGATTTCAAAGCTTGTCGAACGTGCGCGCATTCCATTTATAACAACTTCTGCAAATCGGTCCGGCGAAAAGGCACCTAAAACACTATCTGAAATACCGAAAGATCTAAAAGATGCAGTTGATCTCATTATTGATGGCGGAGAGATTCTCGGAATTCCGTCAACGCTAGTTGATTGCAGAAGCGGAAAAGATATTCTTATCGAACGAGGTAACTAA